One window of Pectobacterium carotovorum genomic DNA carries:
- a CDS encoding HAD-IA family hydrolase, with the protein MKTTAGLLFDLDGTLLDTDRLHLAAFNELLADFGQSVTIDYYNEKIMGAPMDHITRDLFPNLPPERRYELGERKEALFRKQLTGPLEGRAGVAELFEWAQDRNIGIAVVTNAPRESAIMMLKGLHLLESVDHLLIGAELPRSKPDPYPYAEAMRLLGVGRENALAFEDSGPGIQSAAAAGVFTFGMTGALDEAALLEYGASAAIPDFKDDKLTLMLSKLSA; encoded by the coding sequence ATGAAAACTACCGCAGGATTGTTGTTTGATCTGGATGGAACATTGCTCGACACAGACCGGCTGCATCTGGCCGCGTTTAATGAACTCCTGGCCGACTTTGGTCAGTCCGTCACGATCGACTATTACAACGAAAAAATCATGGGCGCGCCGATGGATCACATCACACGCGATCTTTTCCCCAATTTACCGCCCGAGCGCCGGTATGAACTGGGAGAGCGTAAAGAAGCGCTGTTCAGGAAGCAGCTTACGGGGCCGCTGGAAGGCCGGGCGGGCGTGGCTGAACTCTTCGAGTGGGCGCAGGACAGAAACATTGGGATTGCCGTGGTGACTAACGCGCCACGTGAAAGCGCCATCATGATGTTGAAGGGGCTACATTTACTGGAGTCCGTCGATCATCTGCTCATTGGCGCGGAGCTGCCGCGTAGCAAACCCGATCCTTATCCTTACGCGGAAGCGATGCGACTGCTGGGCGTTGGGCGTGAAAACGCATTAGCGTTTGAGGATTCCGGTCCCGGGATTCAGTCTGCGGCGGCGGCGGGGGTATTTACCTTTGGTATGACGGGCGCGCTGGATGAAGCGGCGTTGCTGGAGTATGGCGCATCAGCGGCGATCCCTGATTTCAAAGACGACAAGCTGACGCTCATGCTCAGCAAGCTTAGCGCGTGA
- a CDS encoding LacI family DNA-binding transcriptional regulator translates to MKTMLEVARRAGVSKATVSRVLNGTGQVKQTTRDAVFRAMDELGYRPNFLARSLARRTSNSIGLVISNFDGPYFGRLLRRATDIAESHGKHLIVTDGHDTPEDEQRAVQLLSDRQCDAIILYTRYMSETDLMTLLDTLTIPMIVMNRDLPQARERCIFFRQQQAAFDVVNYLIEQGHREIACITAPMQTPTALARLAGYQQALTTHQIEFDPRRVAYGTSMVASGYQATRQLLKSGVSFSALFASNDHMAIGAMKALYEAGKRLPQDVSVFGFDDEPCATYLHPSLSTVYMPIEEMAATAITQVLDLLAGKDVKPLQPFTGELKLRESVQKGPFYSRSASHSRNSR, encoded by the coding sequence ATGAAAACCATGCTTGAGGTGGCAAGACGTGCAGGCGTGTCTAAAGCGACTGTCTCCCGAGTGCTAAACGGCACGGGTCAGGTCAAACAGACAACACGCGATGCGGTATTTCGGGCAATGGACGAGCTAGGTTACCGCCCTAATTTTCTGGCGCGTTCGCTGGCTCGTCGTACTTCAAACAGCATTGGCCTCGTTATTTCCAATTTTGACGGCCCCTACTTTGGCCGCCTGCTGCGCCGTGCTACGGATATCGCGGAAAGCCACGGTAAACACCTCATCGTGACCGATGGGCACGATACGCCGGAGGATGAGCAGCGTGCAGTGCAGCTTCTGTCTGACAGACAATGCGACGCCATTATCCTCTATACCCGCTATATGTCCGAAACGGACCTCATGACGCTGCTCGACACGCTGACCATTCCGATGATCGTGATGAATCGCGATCTACCGCAGGCGCGGGAACGCTGTATTTTCTTCCGTCAGCAGCAGGCCGCGTTTGACGTGGTGAATTACCTAATCGAACAGGGCCACCGAGAGATCGCCTGCATCACCGCCCCTATGCAAACGCCGACGGCACTGGCGCGGCTCGCAGGCTATCAGCAGGCATTAACCACCCATCAGATCGAGTTTGATCCACGCCGAGTGGCATATGGAACCAGCATGGTAGCCAGCGGCTATCAGGCTACACGCCAGTTGCTGAAAAGCGGTGTCAGCTTTAGCGCGCTGTTTGCCAGCAACGATCACATGGCGATTGGCGCAATGAAAGCGCTGTATGAAGCAGGGAAAAGATTACCGCAGGATGTCTCCGTCTTCGGCTTTGACGATGAACCCTGCGCAACCTACCTGCACCCTTCACTTTCCACCGTTTACATGCCGATTGAAGAGATGGCTGCCACCGCGATTACGCAAGTGCTGGATCTGCTTGCAGGCAAAGATGTCAAACCACTACAACCTTTTACTGGCGAACTTAAGCTACGCGAATCGGTACAGAAGGGTCCGTTCTATTCACGCAGCGCCAGTCATTCCCGCAATTCCCGCTGA
- a CDS encoding DegT/DnrJ/EryC1/StrS family aminotransferase — MDDAIFANDFNDPVQARKRELDAVIAVAAGNMETSLATVACFESELADWAGFAACVGTSSDTGGVSVMLGALDFRPGDEVIVGPDVPVWVTSPLVHAGLTPVAVNDECAQLASFEQHVSERTRAVLVSSSFLYRQDITHVIEMSRARQLVTIVELTASIDTMLGHRQIAEGFDIGLLSLREGLSTISTGEGGAVLFRHREWGRRAKSYSQFSDLDGINVGVNHKISGIQCAVGRLRLQALMSRNTAHRAAGYRVDPDSQPPASQSLSPSVTAGADAHAIKDSFYPVGIREEAFVLAALNSGIGGRSETVHQYEQQLKTHFNAEHAIATSSGYGSLVVALSAFGLKPGDKVLLTPTCPLCTVYALTFMRLEPVFCDISPDDFTIDLDMAGRMIDDKTRAIIDIPMWGYPVDAKRVAAFARANGLYYLLDIALAHKARLDGEFLWKYADMATFSTHHSKTLVTGEGGAVLTDNDELALKAQQFTHGDFTASHNPVLNFSLSGLQAALGLARLNRLEQDVQHRLSTMQAVGTSLTNPYLELLPVISGGEPAGTKLIVRALTGNNSPLLEHQSRAGIPSDIALYNCKALYQYPVLRDKATPCPNAERMLASITTLPVHPDIRQADIAVIAAVLNRFQPEHTEEVLS; from the coding sequence ATGGACGACGCGATCTTTGCAAACGATTTCAATGATCCTGTACAAGCCAGAAAGCGTGAACTGGATGCCGTTATTGCCGTGGCGGCGGGGAATATGGAGACCTCCCTTGCCACGGTCGCGTGCTTCGAATCCGAGTTGGCCGACTGGGCTGGGTTTGCTGCATGTGTAGGGACGTCGTCTGATACCGGAGGCGTCAGCGTGATGCTCGGTGCTCTCGATTTCCGGCCCGGTGATGAGGTTATCGTGGGGCCGGATGTCCCGGTATGGGTCACGTCGCCTTTGGTTCATGCAGGGTTGACACCCGTGGCCGTGAACGATGAATGCGCACAGTTGGCATCGTTCGAGCAGCATGTCAGTGAGAGAACCAGAGCGGTGCTTGTTTCTTCCTCTTTTCTGTATCGTCAGGACATCACCCACGTTATTGAGATGAGCCGCGCGAGGCAACTTGTCACGATTGTTGAGTTAACCGCGTCTATTGACACGATGCTCGGCCATCGGCAGATCGCTGAGGGGTTCGACATCGGGCTTTTGTCCTTGCGAGAAGGGCTTTCCACGATTTCCACCGGCGAAGGGGGAGCCGTGCTTTTTCGCCATCGTGAATGGGGGCGCCGAGCGAAAAGTTACTCTCAATTCTCCGATCTTGATGGGATAAATGTCGGCGTTAACCACAAGATAAGTGGTATTCAATGTGCTGTCGGGCGGCTGCGTTTACAGGCGCTGATGTCAAGGAATACGGCGCATCGCGCGGCAGGCTACCGAGTTGATCCTGATAGCCAACCCCCAGCCAGCCAGTCGCTATCTCCCTCTGTGACCGCAGGGGCTGACGCCCACGCAATCAAAGACAGCTTTTATCCCGTCGGAATCCGCGAAGAAGCGTTTGTGCTGGCCGCATTGAACAGTGGCATCGGGGGACGATCCGAGACCGTTCACCAATACGAACAGCAGCTAAAAACGCATTTTAATGCTGAGCATGCTATTGCCACGTCATCAGGATATGGTTCGCTTGTTGTCGCGTTGTCTGCCTTTGGCCTCAAACCGGGAGACAAGGTACTGTTAACGCCGACATGCCCCCTGTGTACGGTGTATGCCCTCACGTTTATGAGACTTGAACCCGTATTTTGCGATATCAGCCCGGACGACTTCACTATCGATCTGGATATGGCTGGGCGCATGATCGACGACAAAACCAGAGCGATTATCGATATCCCGATGTGGGGATATCCGGTTGATGCGAAGAGGGTGGCCGCGTTTGCGCGTGCGAACGGTTTGTACTACCTGCTTGATATCGCATTAGCGCACAAGGCCAGATTAGATGGAGAATTCCTCTGGAAATACGCCGATATGGCGACGTTTTCCACGCACCACAGCAAAACGCTGGTCACTGGCGAGGGAGGGGCAGTTCTGACTGATAATGACGAGCTGGCGCTGAAAGCACAACAGTTCACGCACGGTGATTTCACCGCATCCCACAATCCGGTATTGAATTTCTCTCTGAGCGGTTTACAGGCCGCGCTGGGGCTGGCACGTCTCAATCGACTGGAGCAGGATGTGCAGCATCGTCTGTCTACCATGCAGGCAGTGGGCACGTCGCTGACCAACCCCTATCTCGAACTGTTACCCGTCATTTCCGGTGGCGAGCCCGCTGGCACCAAACTGATCGTGCGAGCGCTGACGGGCAACAATAGCCCTTTACTTGAACACCAGTCCCGTGCCGGTATCCCCTCAGACATCGCCCTGTATAACTGTAAGGCATTGTACCAGTACCCCGTTTTACGTGATAAAGCCACGCCGTGTCCGAATGCCGAGCGGATGTTGGCGAGTATCACGACCTTACCTGTTCACCCGGATATCCGACAGGCTGACATCGCGGTTATCGCAGCGGTACTCAATCGCTTTCAGCCTGAGCATACGGAGGAGGTTCTGTCATGA
- a CDS encoding HAD family hydrolase, translating into MKDSTAIKHVIFDWNGTLVDDLALAVKGLNAVRELQMLPPLDAKRYREHFGFPIQSFYQAVGIDCESGRFDDLIHAYLRIFNSEINQCPLHQGAVDIISALRRTGVSISVLSASQHDTLQNNLASAGIDHLVDHVFGLTNTQAKGKQGIAQTLDTVLGNPGSGALMIGDTDHDIDVAHACGWQMASVSHGHQTHERLRAIHPFVFGDLSAVYQAYFR; encoded by the coding sequence ATGAAAGATAGCACTGCGATTAAACACGTTATTTTCGACTGGAATGGCACGCTGGTCGATGATTTGGCGCTGGCGGTGAAGGGGCTGAACGCGGTGAGGGAGTTGCAAATGTTGCCCCCTCTCGATGCAAAGCGATATCGCGAGCATTTTGGGTTCCCGATCCAATCATTCTATCAGGCGGTCGGGATCGACTGCGAGAGCGGGCGATTCGACGATTTGATCCACGCGTATCTGCGCATTTTCAATAGCGAAATCAACCAGTGCCCCCTCCATCAGGGGGCGGTCGATATTATCAGTGCGCTGCGGCGTACCGGCGTGAGCATCTCTGTCCTGTCTGCCAGCCAGCACGACACATTGCAGAATAATCTTGCCAGCGCAGGCATCGACCACCTTGTCGATCATGTGTTTGGCCTGACAAACACCCAGGCTAAAGGGAAACAGGGAATTGCTCAGACGCTGGATACGGTACTTGGAAATCCGGGAAGCGGTGCCCTGATGATTGGTGATACCGACCATGATATCGATGTTGCACATGCCTGCGGCTGGCAGATGGCCTCTGTTTCACACGGCCATCAGACGCACGAACGGTTACGCGCTATCCACCCGTTTGTGTTCGGGGATCTGTCAGCGGTATACCAGGCCTATTTTCGCTAA
- a CDS encoding fatty acid desaturase, which translates to MLSQDRVFEVMGILIALSLFLRLAIKLYYRDGERILPKFKLRPGNKDEISYYKRFDTVFAPLPFIYCWLEIFAAVLFFRWTDYNVLSGALLVVVTSGRMRALQELGHNALHVALCPSKRLQWFLSNTFFQFPTLKRDMDSRFITHVIEHHPNADVPGKDPNLRRVIAAGMVPGISRGQFIKALFYPISLKGLANNIKGNFRDVFRENTSKQTALLRAIVTISVVALYLWVGGVAALIVGWVIPVFSIYPLFSWWSLLSKHRWHTPYTPTRYRLAHDYEHGRATDFSGMFGAIQRYLIFPMSDAYHLAHHIYPTVRYQYMPAVDWALKVNEPRYTQYIAKGMIFGSGGQPAALSELYHRLVNTASPLNRERGTIND; encoded by the coding sequence ATGCTAAGCCAAGATCGTGTTTTCGAGGTGATGGGGATTCTGATTGCCTTGAGCCTGTTTTTACGGCTGGCGATCAAGCTTTATTACCGCGACGGTGAGCGGATCCTGCCGAAGTTCAAGCTGCGTCCCGGTAATAAAGATGAGATTAGCTACTACAAGCGATTCGATACGGTATTCGCGCCACTGCCGTTTATCTACTGCTGGCTGGAGATTTTTGCCGCCGTACTGTTCTTCCGTTGGACGGACTATAACGTGCTGTCTGGTGCGTTATTAGTGGTAGTGACCTCGGGGCGGATGAGGGCGCTACAAGAGCTTGGCCACAATGCCCTGCACGTGGCACTGTGCCCCTCGAAGAGGCTACAGTGGTTTCTGTCTAACACGTTTTTCCAGTTCCCGACGCTGAAAAGGGATATGGATTCGCGCTTTATTACGCACGTTATCGAGCATCATCCTAATGCGGACGTTCCAGGTAAAGATCCGAATCTGCGGCGGGTCATTGCCGCAGGCATGGTGCCCGGCATCAGCCGTGGTCAGTTCATTAAAGCCTTGTTCTATCCGATCAGCCTTAAAGGTCTGGCTAATAACATCAAGGGTAATTTCCGCGATGTGTTCCGAGAAAATACCTCGAAGCAGACCGCACTGCTGCGCGCCATCGTGACGATAAGCGTGGTAGCGCTGTATCTGTGGGTGGGCGGCGTTGCGGCATTGATTGTCGGGTGGGTGATTCCTGTTTTCTCCATTTATCCGCTGTTTTCGTGGTGGTCTCTGCTCTCTAAACACCGCTGGCACACGCCCTATACCCCAACTCGCTATCGGCTTGCCCATGATTATGAACATGGCCGCGCCACGGATTTTTCCGGTATGTTCGGCGCGATTCAGCGATACCTGATATTTCCGATGTCCGACGCCTATCATTTGGCACACCACATTTATCCAACCGTTCGCTATCAATATATGCCCGCCGTGGACTGGGCGCTGAAAGTCAATGAACCGCGGTACACGCAGTACATCGCGAAGGGAATGATCTTTGGTTCAGGAGGGCAACCTGCTGCGCTATCTGAGCTATACCACCGGCTCGTCAATACGGCTTCGCCACTAAACAGGGAAAGAGGAACGATTAATGACTGA
- a CDS encoding FAD-dependent monooxygenase, giving the protein MTTLKNVTGKAIVIGASIAGCLVARSLSKHFKDVVLLDLDTFSDEPCSRRTVPQEHHVHLLLNRGVQIIENFYPGFKNELLHLGAEEIDLSHGVKCYAGVGWKQRWPTGITAHYCSRTLLEHVLRQSARRVPNIKIKGGYRVKHLIHDDGTVRGLVASVGQVEETLEADLVVDASGRNSKASAWLKQLGYGEVQREEVENQLGYVSRVYKKDTMRQTGWKVLLVTPNLPTKRSMGVISPIEGDKYIVTAGGWFGASPKPNEHDFMRFLAELPVPDIYDEVSKLEPLSEFHQFKMPCSLRRRYDLMPSWPDGFLVVGDALCSINPIYSQGMSVSALQAEALDGALPEYLRRTISAKQVLNVQVVATEISWQQAKKSDESLSQQTTATSLKNKLKERYISLVHAASFHNRDVAIATLKIANLLEVQRTLYRFPIVKASLSSVIARAIR; this is encoded by the coding sequence ATGACGACATTAAAAAACGTTACAGGCAAGGCTATCGTCATTGGCGCCAGCATCGCTGGCTGTCTGGTCGCCCGTTCGCTTTCCAAGCACTTCAAGGACGTTGTGCTGCTCGATTTGGATACGTTTAGTGATGAACCTTGCTCGCGTCGGACGGTGCCGCAGGAACATCATGTGCACCTGTTATTAAATCGCGGCGTCCAGATTATCGAGAATTTCTATCCCGGTTTTAAGAACGAACTGCTGCACCTCGGGGCCGAAGAGATCGATCTGTCTCATGGCGTGAAATGCTATGCCGGCGTGGGCTGGAAACAGCGCTGGCCTACTGGTATTACCGCGCACTATTGTTCAAGAACGCTACTTGAGCATGTTCTGCGACAATCGGCCAGACGCGTACCGAATATCAAGATTAAGGGTGGCTATCGGGTTAAACACCTTATTCATGATGACGGAACCGTTCGAGGGCTTGTCGCGAGCGTTGGGCAAGTGGAGGAAACGCTGGAAGCCGATCTGGTGGTGGATGCCTCTGGCAGAAACTCAAAGGCTTCGGCGTGGCTGAAGCAGCTAGGTTACGGTGAGGTTCAGCGCGAAGAGGTCGAGAATCAGCTTGGCTATGTGTCGCGCGTCTATAAAAAAGACACAATGCGTCAGACCGGCTGGAAAGTGCTGCTCGTGACGCCCAATCTGCCGACAAAACGCAGTATGGGCGTTATCAGCCCCATTGAGGGAGACAAATATATCGTCACCGCCGGAGGCTGGTTCGGCGCATCGCCCAAGCCTAATGAGCATGACTTTATGCGATTCCTTGCCGAGCTTCCGGTGCCTGACATCTATGATGAGGTCAGCAAGCTGGAACCGCTGAGTGAGTTTCATCAGTTCAAGATGCCGTGCAGCCTGAGACGCCGCTACGACCTGATGCCGTCATGGCCTGATGGCTTTTTGGTTGTGGGAGATGCGCTATGCAGCATAAACCCTATCTATAGTCAGGGGATGAGTGTTTCAGCCCTGCAAGCCGAAGCGCTGGACGGCGCCCTGCCTGAATATCTCCGACGCACGATCTCGGCCAAGCAGGTGCTGAATGTGCAAGTGGTGGCGACGGAAATCTCCTGGCAACAGGCGAAAAAAAGCGATGAAAGCCTGAGCCAGCAGACAACAGCAACCTCCCTGAAAAACAAGCTGAAAGAGAGGTATATCAGCCTGGTTCACGCTGCGTCGTTCCACAATCGGGATGTGGCGATTGCCACCCTCAAGATCGCCAACCTGCTAGAAGTACAACGCACGCTCTATCGCTTCCCCATAGTCAAAGCCTCATTATCCAGCGTCATTGCCCGAGCCATACGATAA
- a CDS encoding MFS transporter, producing MTEQSQGKPQFKRDYYTFYLYMLSVVCGFHQAVPGSITPFLRDELQLSRIVIGLHFSLYAIGMFATGFIVTYCSKRVSPKRILLTSSFAVTIAVAVFSLPMPSSATLGMSLVLGLAGGAMQIAIQESLARHHGENSGVAITEGCIFAAIGVFAGPVFVSLAVESGWGWRIAMFVPIIALLPLLFIAPGNLSRVPVNIATSTGNPADSSPRLPLVAFLMFGMIFLGISAEWGIGFWGAQFLEEQLSVTVATSVGMMSAYFGGTIVGRIAVSRLLLRYEINTLLIGVIIVGGIGLVILWRVPHITVALVSLAILGACLGNFFPLILSVATQQPPQFLSKIAAGATQSVGLALLLAPLLLGNVGESIGLVGAIGLLTVIPPVMLVAYLLSRKLS from the coding sequence ATGACGGAACAGAGCCAGGGTAAACCACAATTTAAACGCGACTATTACACGTTCTATTTATATATGTTGTCGGTGGTGTGCGGCTTTCATCAGGCCGTACCTGGCTCTATCACCCCTTTCCTACGTGATGAATTACAGCTGTCCAGAATCGTGATTGGCTTGCACTTTAGCCTCTACGCCATTGGTATGTTCGCGACAGGCTTTATCGTTACCTACTGTTCAAAAAGGGTATCGCCAAAGCGTATCCTGCTCACCAGCTCGTTTGCGGTGACGATTGCGGTTGCCGTTTTTTCCCTGCCAATGCCTTCATCGGCAACGCTGGGCATGTCGCTGGTGTTAGGGCTGGCGGGGGGGGCCATGCAAATTGCCATTCAGGAATCACTGGCTCGTCATCATGGTGAAAACAGCGGGGTTGCCATCACGGAAGGATGTATTTTTGCCGCCATTGGGGTCTTTGCCGGACCGGTCTTTGTCAGCCTTGCGGTGGAGTCAGGCTGGGGATGGCGGATCGCGATGTTCGTGCCCATCATCGCGCTGCTACCTCTTCTCTTTATTGCGCCCGGAAATCTATCGCGGGTGCCTGTCAATATCGCCACCTCAACTGGCAATCCTGCGGATAGTTCCCCCCGTCTGCCGTTGGTAGCGTTCCTGATGTTCGGCATGATTTTCCTCGGCATTTCAGCAGAGTGGGGTATCGGTTTTTGGGGCGCCCAGTTTCTGGAAGAGCAGTTATCCGTAACGGTTGCGACCAGTGTGGGGATGATGTCTGCCTACTTCGGCGGCACGATTGTCGGGCGGATTGCGGTGAGCCGCCTGCTGCTGCGCTATGAAATCAACACGCTGCTGATCGGGGTAATCATCGTTGGTGGAATCGGTTTGGTTATTCTGTGGCGGGTTCCTCATATCACCGTCGCGTTGGTGAGCCTGGCGATTTTAGGGGCCTGTCTGGGGAATTTTTTCCCGCTGATATTATCGGTTGCGACGCAGCAACCACCGCAGTTTCTGTCAAAAATCGCGGCGGGAGCAACTCAGTCGGTAGGGCTAGCGCTCTTACTCGCGCCCTTGTTACTTGGCAATGTAGGCGAAAGTATTGGGCTGGTTGGTGCTATCGGATTATTGACCGTGATTCCACCCGTGATGCTGGTGGCCTACCTGCTGTCACGTAAACTGTCTTAA
- a CDS encoding NUDIX domain-containing protein: MKNTTYAPSATKAVINDSWVLANDWGKLTKYDITYTRSNGTEQRLVREAYDRGHGATIALYNPDARTVILTSQFRLPAFLLGHHYELIEACAGLLDERDPVQAIRKEAEEETGYKLNEVTKIGEIFMSPGSVTERLHFFIAPFTHEMRINEGGGIAEEGEDIKVMEIPIKDALSMIDDGQIIDAKTIILLQHLVIKNLCKP; this comes from the coding sequence ATGAAAAATACGACTTATGCACCCTCTGCCACGAAAGCGGTTATCAATGACAGCTGGGTATTAGCCAATGATTGGGGAAAGCTCACCAAATACGACATCACTTACACACGCTCAAACGGAACGGAACAGCGTCTGGTTCGTGAAGCCTATGATCGTGGTCACGGCGCTACCATTGCGCTCTACAACCCGGATGCGCGTACGGTCATTCTCACCAGTCAGTTTCGCCTACCCGCTTTTCTGCTGGGTCATCATTATGAGCTGATCGAAGCGTGTGCTGGCCTGTTGGATGAACGCGACCCAGTACAGGCCATCAGAAAAGAAGCGGAGGAGGAAACAGGATATAAGCTCAATGAGGTCACCAAAATTGGTGAAATATTCATGAGCCCCGGATCTGTTACCGAGCGTCTACACTTCTTTATTGCGCCGTTTACGCACGAGATGCGAATCAATGAAGGCGGTGGTATCGCTGAAGAGGGCGAAGATATCAAGGTAATGGAAATCCCGATTAAAGATGCGCTCAGCATGATTGATGACGGCCAGATTATTGATGCCAAAACCATTATTTTGCTCCAGCACTTGGTTATTAAAAATCTTTGTAAGCCGTAA
- the mtnP gene encoding S-methyl-5'-thioadenosine phosphorylase, with protein sequence MTDQRTTTPPRIGIICGSGMDSLSIIEAPERINVTTSFGDPSGIITLGEIAGIPVAIVNRHGIGHRLLPSEINVRANIAALKALGVSQVISFSAVGSLVEEAPPGAFVAIDQYIDRTYRRVNTFFGSGVVAHVPFGKPVCTDNHSLLVDALDELSIPHLAKGLYVVMEGPHFSTKAESTFHRQMGGTVIGMTAMPEPKLCREAELCYNMVAMVTDYDCWHASHEAVNAAMVSEQMADNIKKAESLLSVIVPKLAQRESLCRDHCQHALDGAIMTDFSLITPEAISRFSPLLDRVIRDDMSS encoded by the coding sequence ATGACTGATCAACGAACGACTACGCCACCCCGTATTGGAATCATCTGTGGCAGCGGTATGGATTCCCTGTCGATCATTGAGGCGCCTGAGCGCATCAACGTCACGACTTCTTTTGGCGACCCTTCCGGCATCATCACGCTAGGCGAGATAGCTGGGATTCCGGTAGCGATCGTTAATCGTCATGGCATTGGCCACAGGCTGCTGCCCTCGGAAATTAACGTCAGAGCTAACATTGCCGCGCTCAAGGCGCTGGGGGTTTCGCAGGTGATCTCGTTTAGCGCCGTCGGCAGCCTGGTCGAAGAAGCCCCTCCCGGTGCGTTTGTCGCGATCGATCAATATATCGATCGGACATATCGCCGCGTGAATACCTTTTTCGGTTCAGGGGTTGTGGCGCATGTTCCCTTTGGGAAGCCGGTTTGCACGGATAACCATTCGCTGCTGGTTGACGCACTGGATGAACTCTCCATTCCACATCTGGCAAAGGGGCTGTATGTCGTGATGGAAGGACCGCACTTTTCAACCAAAGCGGAATCCACATTCCATCGCCAAATGGGGGGGACGGTTATTGGCATGACCGCGATGCCAGAGCCAAAGCTCTGCCGCGAAGCGGAGCTTTGCTACAACATGGTCGCGATGGTGACCGATTACGATTGCTGGCATGCCTCCCATGAGGCGGTGAATGCTGCCATGGTCAGCGAGCAGATGGCCGACAATATTAAGAAAGCCGAGTCTCTGTTATCCGTCATCGTGCCAAAACTTGCGCAGCGTGAATCGCTATGCCGTGATCACTGCCAACACGCGTTAGATGGTGCCATCATGACGGATTTCAGTCTGATCACGCCCGAAGCCATTAGCCGTTTTTCACCGTTACTTGACCGTGTTATCCGGGACGATATGTCGTCCTGA
- a CDS encoding substrate-binding domain-containing protein: MTSTLIHAPTGDGSKATLKAYSSFEPYELADYLRALAHHMPDVAIHIERMSTAALTARLAQEQHAPQVDMILGWADTASRTLDLSGVLFAPGADADGYMRITGFSTAIVVDPAVLSETGGNIASWVDLAQPALLGKIAFPNPAVSGAGFLALATILQFYGEPEGWAILSGIYRNARIRPPSAWEPARLTGEGHIAAGVTVKIAASNRQRECPTLQLVEPQDAIGIESEVFAGFTTTCHRPLVTQALQWLRSEEATALYASYNKVILGKPDSRLFVIDAENAVENRTRWLSQLESIANGHHL, encoded by the coding sequence ATGACCTCCACTCTCATTCATGCTCCAACGGGCGACGGCTCAAAGGCCACACTCAAGGCCTACAGCTCTTTTGAACCCTATGAGCTTGCCGATTATCTGCGTGCTCTTGCGCATCATATGCCTGATGTGGCGATCCACATTGAAAGAATGTCTACAGCCGCCCTGACGGCAAGGCTGGCGCAGGAGCAGCATGCTCCTCAGGTGGATATGATTCTGGGGTGGGCGGATACCGCCTCGCGAACCCTCGATTTAAGTGGTGTGCTATTTGCTCCGGGCGCTGACGCCGATGGATATATGCGCATCACCGGATTTTCAACCGCGATCGTCGTCGATCCCGCTGTCCTTTCCGAAACGGGGGGGAATATCGCATCCTGGGTCGATCTTGCCCAACCTGCGCTTCTGGGGAAAATTGCATTTCCCAACCCGGCCGTATCGGGCGCTGGGTTTCTGGCTCTGGCGACGATTCTGCAATTTTACGGTGAACCCGAAGGCTGGGCGATCCTCTCTGGTATTTATCGCAATGCGCGCATTAGGCCGCCTTCCGCATGGGAACCCGCCCGGTTGACCGGAGAAGGACATATCGCGGCGGGCGTGACGGTAAAAATAGCGGCCTCAAACCGGCAACGGGAATGTCCCACGCTGCAACTCGTTGAACCGCAAGATGCGATAGGTATTGAATCTGAAGTTTTTGCGGGCTTTACCACGACCTGTCACCGTCCACTGGTCACTCAGGCACTTCAATGGCTCAGGTCAGAAGAGGCAACAGCCCTTTACGCAAGCTATAACAAAGTTATTCTCGGAAAACCGGATAGCCGGCTATTTGTTATTGATGCCGAAAACGCGGTAGAAAACCGAACCCGCTGGTTATCCCAGCTTGAATCCATTGCAAACGGTCATCACCTATGA